From Anopheles coluzzii chromosome 3, AcolN3, whole genome shotgun sequence, the proteins below share one genomic window:
- the LOC120957080 gene encoding thyroid adenoma-associated protein homolog encodes MNGLSLRISNVRANENVKKNSEIRMDLFQVPSVYLTTDNSYLSQLNSSETIEGQVKVLKEYSSFVVGLEDSLKLHVQTLANLFMEAPLKHAVRNTIARSLSNLSASREIVATSIANSIKARIEQDSSGSSEPTRRNTTICNIGSCFENFKVGCEAVRLSLQQLFQFLNKSVMVYLERMNEHVSPSDKSELCLFIHSAIRIVISCFQQFPDQLKASYEGEKNVEKLVLICWDLLENPEIPMDTKTNCGILIAMNANLEKRFLRLAQRVFDEDSSAKQMCLVNGIICTIENEHFAGPDWKGIEVLHQAATVLKEISEENSVEVSIVLGTTRGFFQMTKRLLSLKLDGYKTTERKELVDILAINLRYSLSHLDHYVDSIRHISRDLLKCTIQLGTRLDDTLNGIIYDYIRNGAININTKCVLIGAISSILKAKEVLRAIPDVPEFLLRSLTRNDHANTNLHINNCYESLMMSYSYEENKQEWFNRWINPILTEITKGGRDGTISGVNETVEIDVTTSHETVDGTNDGSSGNDVRETLHDLIRKAIRAYPAIAIYMIDSKIGISFGLILSSLGIARKNGLFDTVQSTEVMWKNLLSYSDIRQAMISADDSTRMSALYLITECHKSTEIFTKQELECILFFLETNINVQAASLRQKITSCMKSALNRLRSGFLSIIKKSDIDGKSHYYYEFVKRLHEFCIDNQFIGANYSRRAISFQILLQLLQISSYIFYDDENTSMWNERQVRILLTALNDSYESNKHYSLKVLSFCPKQFIAQFNNELNYEVTRTLMISPRPNDSLSAAYYLEYLCFVNNTIEVPRLEMDSANCSVAAKVYQCFLWCEEILMQGFRLASHSLVRASRENPMFGALICIRHLLSKLDFKDLSEDECWRTSITRLISTCDSITKVVSVVTNNSSPEGTFLEDFLERNLNECADIEMGDENEVQPCDNVNSVASNAMQEESGDGAKRETTPQMILLCSWRTIKEISLILGDIASRSPIINAGSTVFQNESNGLLTCQQILGIGNQFIELLSETKHRGAFEQAYIGFSKICLRLWGSPHTELHQLPMRWIKELINAIAGNVSTETVPPLVHKEVVEINLDKLCVTRRSAGIPFIIQALITSELQVSSTKGLQFCMKTLLELCRSCTTSSQTRTHSLNILRSLFRSTDLGETVGEFVSEGIMCAINGYEAESWSERNSSTLLFSALMVRVFGVQRTKDSENLNIRNKMTGRIFFLRYPMLYDYFVLELEKASKIIIQGSRSKKLHPLLLLLSRLYPSALEGSESNLKLSRFVPLVSICSGCAELQTRYLAAKIISIIVSPDLMFDRICLLLESLNRSNNRNVNPNSLHGALLQILCLIKTKNPGLVAAATSSGQLNNWIELYTAISNYLFEVKPNFIIYSTILDILLEILARCQHIIIAEDDQFIDDLSNIIDYLLNLAHHRTFYGEPLVFQKIVLLKTFMYLYSDDEAAIRSTQCFLLRIESDGEKKQSPEYIQAMLNTILLVLDIDHIGKHCEEYDITPVEVFYFRNICELKPDRLRWLKAELLRSQHFHSCLRRLILDECHKQPYTIQVKAYLVLSYSGVAVSNVLLDGKSAREAIQSIFKVANSKPYQLRSAMFRCLKRMLQNESKGSNEFTLNVDFVPTLTAAYQSKPIRLTAVECLHIVGRKIFEGKSLNLYISFSFALLNLLSDDDSSIRAKASMVVSQLHQVVEKVKQKPLVATYAQSAYLRLLTKTMVGHKFTINQVVSVIVVIWIMKEQEAEDESPNIDDISEMKVFDKNEVNIYGELELVRDYCIAELKHIELNNTDYTLDSNIDKIQKIVDKHLQQPTCIRELLKSTAKISSRFIGIVL; translated from the exons ATGAATGGATTATCCTTACGCATTTCCAATGTAAGAGCGAacgaaaatgttaaaaagaatTCCGAAATCCGAATGGATCTTTTCCAAGTGCCTTCAGTATATTTAACAACAG ATAACTCTTACCTAAGCCAGTTAAATTCATCGGAAACTATAGAGGGTCAAGTTAAAGTACTGAAAGAG tactCGTCGTTTGTGGTGGGACTGGAGGATTCATTAAAGTTACATGTACAAACACTGGCCAATTTGTTCATGGAAGCACCCCTAAAGCATGCCGTTCGAAACACAATAGCTCGTTCTTTGAGCAACTTAAGTGCCAGCCGTGAAATCGTAGCGACAAGCATTGCAAACAGCATAAAAGCACGCATCGAGCAGGATTCAAGTGGCTCAAGCGAGCCTACACGACGAAATACAACCATTTGCAACATCGGAAGCTGTTTTGAAAACTTCAAGGTGGGTTGTGAAGCGGTTCGTCTCAGTTTGCAGCAACTATTTCAATTTCTGAACAAATCCGTCATGGTTTATCTTGAACGTATGAA TGAACATGTTTCTCCATCGGACAAAAGCGAGCTGTGTTTGTTCATTCATTCTGCCATCAGAATCGTCATATCGTGCTTTCAGCAATTCCCCGACCAATTAAAAGCATCTTACGAAGGtgaaaaaaatgtagaaaagCTAGTGCTGATTTGCTGGGACCTGTTGGAAAACCCTGAAATACCGATGGATACGAAAACAAACTGTGGCATTCTGATAGCCATGAACGCAAATTTAGAAAAGCGATTCTTACGGCTGGCACAACGGGTGTTCGACGAGGATAGCTCAGCTAAACAAATGTGTCTGGTGAATGGGATTATCTGCACGATAGAAAATGAACATTTTGCTGGTCCGGATTGGAAGGGCATAGAAGTTCTCCATCAAGCAGCGACGGTTTTAAAGGAAATTTCCGAAGAAAACTCTGTGGAAGTAAGTATTGTGCTTGGGACGACGCGCGGCTTTTTTCAGATGACTAAACGTCTGCTAAGTCTCAAGCTCGATGGTTACAAAACCACAGAACGGAAGGAACTTGTCGACATACTGGCAATTAACCTGCGCTACTCTTTATCCCATCTGGATCATTATGTCGACAGCATACGACATATATCTCGAGATTTGCTGAAGTGTACCATACAGCTTGGAACGAGGCTAGATGACACTTTGAATGGCATAATTTATGATTACATTCGTAATGGAGCAATTAACATCAACACGAAGTGCGTGTTGATCGGTGCAATATCTTCAATTCTGAAGGCAAAGGAGGTGCTACGTGCCATTCCAGATGTTCCAGAGTTTTTACTGCGCTCGCTCACCCGTAATGATCATGCAAATACAAATTTGCACATTAATAACTGTTACGAATCACTCATGATGTCTTACTCTTATGAAGAGAACAAACAGGAATGGTTTAACCGATGGATCAACCCAATCCTGACAGAAATAACAAAGGGTGGTCGTGATGGAACTATTAGTGGAGTTAACGAAACGGTTGAAATAGACGTAACAACTTCGCATGAGACAGTTGATGGTACCAATGATGGAAGCAGTGGTAATGATGTGCGAGAAACGTTGCATGATTTAATAAGGAAGGCGATACGAGCGTATCCGGCAATCGCCATATACATGATAGACAGCAAAATCGGTATAAGCTTCGGTTTAATACTGTCCTCATTAGGCATTGCTCGTAAAAACGGGCTTTTCGATACAGTTCAGTCGACAGAAGTGATGTGGAAAAATCTGCTTTCCTACTCCGATATACGACAGGCAATGATATCGGCCGACGATTCTACCCGTATGTCCGCCTTGTACCTGATAACAGAGTGCCACAAGAGCACGGAAATATTCACGAAACAAGAACTGGAATGTATTCTATTTTTCTTGGAAACGAACATAAATGTCCAAGCAGCTTCACTGCGACAAAAAATCACATCATGCATGAAAAGCGCACTAAATCGCCTGCGTTCAGGATTTTTGAGCATCATAAAGAAATCGGACATCGATGGAAAAAGTCATTATTATTACGAGTTTGTAAAACGGCTTCATGAGTTCTGTATAGACAACCAGTTCATCGGTGCGAACTACAGTAGACGAGCGATTTCGTTCCAAATTCTGCTGCAATTATTGCAAATTTCATCTTACATTTTCTACGACGACGAGAACACTAGCATGTGGAATGAAAGGCAGGTGCGTATCCTGCTTACGGCGCTGAACGACAGTTACGAGTCAAACAAACATTACTCATTGAAAGTGCTATCCTTTTGTCCAAAACAATTCATTGCACAATTCAATAACGAACTGAACTACGAAGTCACCCGTACTCTCATGATAAGCCCGCGGCCAAACGATTCCCTCTCGGCCGCATATTACCTTGAATATCTCTGCTTCGTAAACAACACAATCGAAGTACCCCGGCTAGAGATGGATTCAGCAAACTGCAGCGTCGCCGCAAAAGTATACCAATGCTTTCTGTGGTGCGAAGAAATTCTTATGCAAGGATTCAGATTGGCAAGCCACTCGCTTGTACGTGCTTCTCGTGAGAATCCAATGTTTGGAGCATTAATTTGCATTCGCCATTTGCTGAGCAAATTGGACTTCAAGGACCTCTCAGAAGATGAGTGTTGGCGAACGTCAATTACTCGTTTAATTAGTACTTGTGACAGTATAACAAAAGTTGTATCAGTTGTAACAAACAATTCTTCCCCTGAAGGAACATTTTTGGAAGATTTTTTAGAACGAAACCTTAATGAATGTGCTGACATCGAAATGGGCGACGAGAATGAAGTACAGCCATGTGATAATGTCAACAGTGTCGCTTCAAATGCAATGCAAGAAGAATCAGGCGATGGGGCGAAACGTGAAACGACACCACAAATGATTTTACTTTGCTCTTGGCGAACGATAAAGGAAATATCGTTGATACTAGGTGATATCGCATCCCGTTCACCAATCATTAACGCCGGAAGTACCGTATTTCAGAACGAGAGTAACGGACTCTTAACTTGCCAGCAAATTTTAGGTATTGGAAATCAGTTCATCGAACTACTTTCAGAGACGAAGCATAGGGGCGCTTTTGAGCAAGCATATATAGGGTTTTCCAAAATATGTTTACGGCTTTGGGGGTCGCCACACACTGAACTTCATCAGCTCCCAATGCGCTGGATCAAAGAGTTGATTAACGCCATTGCTGGAAACGTCAGTACGGAGACCGTACCACCGCTTGTTCACAAAGAAGTTGTTGAAATCAACTTGGATAAATTATGTGTTACTCGTCGCAGTGCGGGCATACCTTTTATTATCCAAGCTCTGATCACCTCAGAGCTACAAGTGAGCTCTACGAAAGGGCTGCAGTTTTGCATGAAAACCTTACTCGAGCTTTGTCGCTCATGTACTACAAGTAGTCAGACGCGTACCCATTCGCTCAATATATTACGTTCGTTGTTCAGATCTACCGATTTGGGCGAAACAGTAGGAGAATTCGTCTCGGAAGGAATTATGTGCGCTATTAACGGTTACGAAGCTGAGTCATGGTCG GAACGTAACTCATCGACCTTGTTATTCTCCGCCTTGATGGTTCGTGTTTTCGGAGTACAAAGGACAAAGGATTCGGAGAATTTAAACATTCGCAATAAAATGACTGGAAGAATATTTTTCTTACG ATATCCCATGCTGTATGATTATTTTGTGCTCGAACTAGAAAAGGCTAGTAAAATTATAATTCAGGGTAGTAGAAGCAAAAAGCTACACCCCCTATTACTGCTTTTGAGCCGGCTTTATCCATCGGCCCTGGAGGGTAGTGAGTCAAACCTGAAA CTTTCGAGATTCGTTCCTCTAGTATCTATTTGTTCCGGTTGTGCAGAACTACAAACTCGTTACTTAGCGGCAAAGATAATATCTATCATCGTTTCTCCGGATCTTATGTTTGATCgcatttgtttattattggAAAGTTTAAATCGTTCCAATAATCGCAATGTGAATCCTAACTCGTTGCACGGAGCATTGTTGCAGATTTTATGCCttataaaaacgaaaaatccCGGCTTGGTGGCTGCAGCAACATCGAGCGGACAGCTGAATAATTGGATTGAGCTGTACACAGCTATTTCTAATTATCTGTTCGAGGTGAAACccaattttattatttacagcACCATATTGGATATATTGCTGGAAATTTTGGCACG GTGCCAACATATAATCATCGCAGAAGATGACCAGTTTATAGACGATCTGAGTAACATTATAGACTATCTGCTGAATCTGGCTCACCATCGAACATTCTACGGCGAACCGTTGGTATTTCAAAAAATAGTTCTGCTGAAGACGTTTATGTATCTGTATAGTGATGATGAAGCAGCCATTCGAAGCACACAATGTTTCCTGTTGCGAATTGAATCAGATGGTGAAAAGAAGCAATCGCCAGAGTACATACAAGCCATGTTAAACACAATATTGCTAGTGCTGGATATTGATCACATTGGAAAGCACTGTGAAGAATACGATATCACTCCTGTGGAGGTGTTTTACTTCCGCAATATTTGCGAACTTAAGCCGGATCGGTTACGATGGCTTAAGGCTGAACTGTTGCGTTCACAACATTTCCACAGCTGTTTACGACGGCTCATCTTGGATGAATGCCACAAACAACCGTACACAATCCAGGTGAAGGCGTATCTAGTGCTAAGTTATAGTGGCGTGGCAGTGAGCAACGTATTGCTGGACGGGAAAAGCGCCCGTGAAGCGATACAGTCCATCTTCAAGGTAGCAAACAGTAAACCCTATCAACTGCGTAGTGCCATGTTCCGCTGTTTAAAGCGTATGCTGCAAAACGAATCGAAGGGCTCAAATGAGTTCACGTTGAACGTTGATTTTGTACCAACTCTTACTGCTGCATATCAATCGAAACCCATTAG GTTAACTGCAGTGGAGTGTTTGCATATAGTGGGCAGAAAAATTTTCGAAGGAAAATCGCTTAATCTATACATAAGTTTCAGTTTTGCTCTATTGAATTTACTAAGTGACGATGATTCTAGTATTCGTGCCAAAGCGTCAATGGTCGTAAGCCAACTTCACCAAGTGGTcgaaaaagtgaaacaaa AACCACTAGTAGCGACGTATGCACAAAGTGCATATTTACGATTACTGACCAAAACAATGGTGGGTCATAAGTTTACCATAAATCAGGTAGTATCTGTTATCGTCGTTATATGGATAATGAAAGAGCAGGAGGCGGAAGACGAATCTCCAAATATTGACGATATATCTGAA aTGAAAGTTTTCGacaaaaatgaagtaaatatcTACGGTGAGCTAGAATTAGTTAGAGACTATTGTATAGCCGAGCTAAAACATATAGAATTGAATAATACGGACTACACACTGGACAGCAATATAGATAAAATTCAAAAGATTGTCGACAAGCATCTGCAACAACCGACCTGTATACGGGAGCTCTTAAAATCAACCGCAAAAATATCATCTAGATTCATTGGAATTGTTCTATAA